DNA from Petroclostridium xylanilyticum:
GATAGTTTTTTGTATGCTGTTCTTCATATTAATTCTCCCCTCCCTTAGATAACCGCATTTGAAAGTACGATAAAATTGCAATGAGTATTGTCACGATATAAGCTCCTGCTGAAGCAAGGCCAAAGTTGAATGAGCCAAATGCCGTATCGTATAAATAATACATGACTGTAAGCGTTCCGTTGTTTGGCCCGCCCCTCGTAAGCATATATGGCTCAACAAAAAGCTTTAATGTCCCAATAGTGGAAAGTATCATACAGAATAACAGCACAGGTTTTAATTGAGGAATGGTTATCTTAAAAAAAATAACTGCACTTGAAGCGCCATCTATGCTAGCCGCTTCATACAACTCACTAGGTATTATTTGTAATCCTGATAAGATAATGACGCTGTTATATCCAGTCCATCGCCATGTTATAGCGATAATCACCATTAATTTAGCCCAAATAGCATTGGTTCCCCATCCGATGGGCTGAGCACCTAAAAATTTTATTCCCTGATTAATCAATCCGTAATTCTCATTAAATAGAAGAGAAAAAACCAAAGAATACGTTACCAAATCAATAAGCACAGGTAAAAAGAACGAGGTTCTAAAAAAAGTCTTGCATTTTAATAATTGAGAGTTAACCATCACGGCAATCAATGTAGCCAGTAAAAGCATTACCGGGACCTGTATCAAAAGTATCTCTCCAGTATTTATTAGTGCTTTTAAAAAAACGTCATCTGTTAACAAACGTTTATAATTTTGAAATCCTACAAAATTCATTTTGCTTGAACTCCATTTACAGAAACTTAACACCAGTGAATACATGATCGGATACAACATAAATATCATAAACATAATGAAAAAAGGAGATATAAATATATATGGAATGAAATCTGTTCTCCTAAAATGGTTACTCTTAGCCTGATAAACCGGTTCTTTTCTTATTTTATTTGTATTTATTTTTTGTTGCAGCAAGTAAGTTCCCCCCTATTGATTACAGTATCCCCTGGCAAAAACCAGGGGATAATTCAACTATTCGGCAATTTTTAAACCAGTCGCTTTTGCAGACTGTTCTTCAGCTTGCTTAAATGCTTTTTCGATGCTCATCTCTCCACTGATAGCAGCTCCAAATGCGTCAAGGAGTGGCTTTCTGAAGTCCAAAAAATATACTCCATAGTGTAATGGTGGAATGTTGGTAGAGAGGTCAGCGAAAGTTTGCGCGATGGAAAATCCAAAATATTCGTCATCCTTTTTGAAATCTTCAGTATCATAATACGGTGCCCAGGCTGGGAATAAACCGTACTTCATCTGAACTGACTGCCCTTCATTAGTCAACAAACAATATTCCACAAATGCCCATGCTGCTTCTTTATTTTTAGATTGTGTCGTAATACCAAAAACAGATCCCCCTGAAGCGGCTTGATTCGGCCCACCTTCAACAAAAGCCGGTAGAGGAATAACGCCCCATTTACCTTTCAAATCCGCAGCTTGATGGCGAATGGTACCCGCATACCAAACCGGATATATAATTGTCGCCGTATTTCCGTTAGCCACCGCACGAACTCTATCGTCCCATGTAGGTGTACTGAAAACCAAACCTTCATCTTTCATGTGTTTTAGCAGTTCCATCGCTTTAAATGCAGGTTCATGGGTAAAATCGATGTTACCGTTAGCATCATAGAATTCTCCGCCCAGTTGATTCATTAATATTTGCCAAGGTGTATAAAGATCGGGGCCGGTGGTATCATATGTAGTCATTTTTACATTAGGTAATTTTTTTTGAAGTTCTTTCCCTGCTGCAATAAATTTATCCCAAGTTGTCAAAGATTTTGCGTCAATACCTGCCTGTTCAAAAAAGTCTTTGCGGTAATAAACGCCTACAGGCCCAAGGTCAATAGGTATTCCATACACTTTATTATCTTTTACGACCGATATCCATGCTGCTTCGGCAAATTCTTTTTCATGTGCTTTTAGTTTATCTGTCAAATCTACGAATTGATCTGGAAATTTCATTAGAAAATTTTGATAATCTCTTTGCTGAACTTGAACGATGTCAGGGGCTCCCATGCCTGCTGTCAAAGGCGGGATAATTTTCTCATATGTACCCGTTACTCGTTGAACAGTAACTTTTACGTTAGGATATTTTTTATTAAACCCTTCTATC
Protein-coding regions in this window:
- a CDS encoding carbohydrate ABC transporter permease, which encodes MLQQKINTNKIRKEPVYQAKSNHFRRTDFIPYIFISPFFIMFMIFMLYPIMYSLVLSFCKWSSSKMNFVGFQNYKRLLTDDVFLKALINTGEILLIQVPVMLLLATLIAVMVNSQLLKCKTFFRTSFFLPVLIDLVTYSLVFSLLFNENYGLINQGIKFLGAQPIGWGTNAIWAKLMVIIAITWRWTGYNSVIILSGLQIIPSELYEAASIDGASSAVIFFKITIPQLKPVLLFCMILSTIGTLKLFVEPYMLTRGGPNNGTLTVMYYLYDTAFGSFNFGLASAGAYIVTILIAILSYFQMRLSKGGEN
- a CDS encoding ABC transporter substrate-binding protein; translation: MKFKRLVAVLLSMIMLISLFGGCSSKKPDTVTNEQEQKTSDKAPDAVQKNEANKENDIKGEITIAAWNDQADSMEAEIEGFNKKYPNVKVTVQRVTGTYEKIIPPLTAGMGAPDIVQVQQRDYQNFLMKFPDQFVDLTDKLKAHEKEFAEAAWISVVKDNKVYGIPIDLGPVGVYYRKDFFEQAGIDAKSLTTWDKFIAAGKELQKKLPNVKMTTYDTTGPDLYTPWQILMNQLGGEFYDANGNIDFTHEPAFKAMELLKHMKDEGLVFSTPTWDDRVRAVANGNTATIIYPVWYAGTIRHQAADLKGKWGVIPLPAFVEGGPNQAASGGSVFGITTQSKNKEAAWAFVEYCLLTNEGQSVQMKYGLFPAWAPYYDTEDFKKDDEYFGFSIAQTFADLSTNIPPLHYGVYFLDFRKPLLDAFGAAISGEMSIEKAFKQAEEQSAKATGLKIAE